Part of the Pieris brassicae chromosome 11, ilPieBrab1.1, whole genome shotgun sequence genome, aagatataaataaataaatatacaatttataatcccatactataattaaaaataatttattgcatttaAATGACATCATGCACTTTCACGAACGAAATTTCGGAGACAGGCATGCCCTAGCCTTGCGCAACAGAACGCGGTTGCAAACCGTCGCAGGCGCACTCAGTTAACCGTATTCGTGACAGCGCGACGTTTCAATGTGTTTTGTGATTTGTGATTAGTGAATATGTTCTGTGCCCCGAGAGAATGAAATGCAGGGCAGTGCAACTGTAGTATCCAAAAAGTTTCCCGTGATCCTtggaaaaatacttttacgcTGGGTCTTCACTAAGGCAGACTTGGTCTTCTTCATTTATcggtttgtttattaaaattattgtaaattggAGCTATAAGCTACCGTGGGACACATGATTGAGGCGTGTTCAATGTTTTCTCAGTGTAAATTTAATGCCGTACTTATCACGATGGTCACGATTACAAAGTTTTAGTATTAATAAccaaagataaataatattttattagcaatacattcaacttaatttattatcaagCTTAATTCGCTCTATATCTCAATAGTAAGGTATATAAAAAccaaaaacaaatgtattggtaaaaacattatgtatttttatttttctacaaaaacaGGTCCAGAATTTGGCGCAAGATTTGCAatctttgcaattttttttattaatctatacTTAAACTGGAACcagtttacatacatttttataattaaaattcaattaataaaagcaaaacaaaaactGTGGACCCGgacatttaaaacaattcattTAGTAGCTTTCCGTCACTCCACAGActactaatttaattaaaaacaaagcaatagtaataatataattagttactgcatgtttattttttgtaaaaataggTCACACTATTCCGGACAGCAAGCAAGTtgaatcattaataataaatttgttctgGCACTAGTCACCACACTAGGGAGTGTGCAGTGCGCAGTAGTACATAaaagcaaattaaataaaatagacaaaACTTGTCCATATTTCAAAGTAGTTGCGTACATTGGACTCGCTGCtaaacagataaataaataaattaaaaatacctataaatctaaatatattataatattattaccaaTTCTGCATATCATAGAATATTTCATAGACAGCGAAAAGatcattaaaatactaataattcgCCAACAGGCTGCGGCCTTGAATATCGACTACAAACTTATTGGGCTGATGAAGAAATAATTGATTCACAGCAGTTGATTAGTCAGTCAAGAGTCAAGTACGGACATCACTCAAGATTATTGgttgatatttataaagtgTACATACACTTGCTAAGTGTTACTTCCTtacattagttattttatatacgacAGTCACTCTTAGGGTGAGATTCTGAAATTTGACTTCTGTGCTCGAACTATGTCAAAATCGTTAAAAACGTATATTTTaggttatataattaaatatgtcttcaacaatttaataaacaattgaaaCACGCTAAACGTCAAAATAATATGACAGTTCGCGTTGAGTCTTTAGTATTATAAACGTAGTAACGCTGCATCAGTctgtataattacaatttataattactccTTATGTAATCGTGTAAACAATGCTTATTCGAGTTGAAGCAATATTTCTACCTGCAGATTTGAACCTTGTCACACTGCATCAGCCCATATCGCCGTTTACGCACTTTTACacaactaaatatttattttgaattaaaattatttatcataaccTCAAAACGCTATAACTCCcgtcttttataatattcgatatttttttccttgattataataattaattcgtTAAGATTGGGATTTTTCATGAGtcattcttattttttaattgttttttatatagtcatgtatttataatacctACTTGTTTATAAGTTAACAAACATTGTTGCAATCAGCAATTTTCCCTAACAACTGCAATTTCTAATAACAgtgtaatacaatttatgtgaTTAAACCAACCTACTCAAGTTACGTCTTAGAATTTTTTTCTGAGcaaggtttatttattaaaataatataaataaaatatattatattatacagcgTACTACTAAGCGACCTCAGTCAACAccattaaagaaataaatataagaaaaatgtgaAACGAGACGAGACAAAAcgaaaataaatgacaatattAAAAGAGACAAGCAAATACatacagtaaatataaaagaagcgaaaataacaaaagtaaaaaattaaccACTAAAATAACAATGATTAGAAGAACACATACATTAAGAAATGATTATCGGAGGATAAAGGTAAAGGTAAAGAAGGCAAACAAACGAAGTCAAGAAAGAAATACCAGAGCTTTGCTGCAGACAAGGTAAAGGATTTGTTGGCAAAGTTTGTATTATTAGAAGGGGcttcaaaaatattgatttcttTGAATCGACGACGTGTTCCTGACCTGCTTTCGAATAATCGGATCGGATAATCTTTACACTGGCTATGGAGGtgtttctcgggcagttgtcgatcaGTAGTACCGGAATAAACTTGTGTCAGAAGTCGAAACTCTGCTACGTCCAATATTATAGAAGAAGACACAAGCTTGCGCGTTTACTGCTAAAAAGTAACACCCTTCGAAGACACTCTACTTAACCCCACAGCCAGCATTGGAATGCTGGGTGTTAACAAATCGAATTGTTTGAAGGGAAAGGCTATACTATAGGCCTCCGAGAAGCTTAGTGTGCAAAGCAAGACTAGTCGGCACTTGGCGCTGCGTACAGATTTGGAGAGAGGATTTGCTACCGCAATCACTATGGAGTGTTCGAATGagttatttagaataatagCTGCAGCTATGACTCACCATCGATGGTCGACATcagtcgttccacaactaagctCTTTTTAAGGCACGTTTGCTGCCGccaccaccactatatggaaccacATGCCCTCTTAAGTAtgtccgaaccaattcgacttacttcaagataagagcgtaccaattcctaaaaggccggcaacgcacttgcgagccttctggcagtgtaaGACCATTTACGGCggtaacacttaacatcaggtgagacgCCTGTCTGTTTccccttgttctataaaataaaagttagtGGTGGTGAATAGAAAAGAGAAGCATGTTTGAAGTAGTTAGAGTAACTTTTATTAGAATGGGCTGCATTTATAGGAGGTGCTTGCtgtaataaactaataatttaataaaggcAGGGCAAACACAAGTATATAGCCACACCTCGACCACGATGCCCAACTCGATCATTCTGATATGATTAAATGcggaaatttattattaacttctcAATGAGATCGTAACAATGATATTTTGATCCAATAAGAACTAGTAATTAACTCAATTaccataattaaaaacaacctTTTGTAGTAGCCCCCTCGGTGgaactttgtttttaatatttgaaatatttttaactagaaCTAGAACGATACAAGGAACATTAAGTTTTCTTTCTCCCTTTAATAGAAAGGGTAATATACGGCGAATACGTTATTACTATAATGAAAATCCCTCAATGTATATAACAATAGCTATACAATAATtagcaataaaataacttttctatTTGCAGTATAGTTTGGTATGCGTTCTATGCTCGGTCATCAATGAACAGCAGTGTGGATTTCTTTGAAAGCCTCATTGATGAAGACGGTCGGTTTTCGGAACTGAACTGTCAAGAGCCGACACAACGAGCACCAAGACGACGTCCAATCGTACAGAGAATTCGACCCCAAATACaaggtatatattttagcAATGTTTTACTTGCGCACAATTACGGagattaataatgttataatgatTCAAGGTTTAGTTGTTATCTTGAGAATTGTCACTTAAAAGGGAAGTCAGCATAGCACTTGTGACTTGACAAGCTAAAGCAAGATGGCGACAAACGCCAATAATCTTGTTACGTCACGGCATCATATAGCAGAAATAAAAGTTGATCGAACTCCGAGTCGCGTTTGGCGTTGTTTACAAAAGATAGTGTTAGgaaaatgtcaaatttatgctctagaattgttttaaaacccGTTAAAAGGTTACCAAACGGTACAGATTTATTAGTCGATGAAACTAATTCGTGGATGAATGGTAAGACCGAATTcctaattgtaattaatattgatttatcgTAAGGGTCATTTATATTAGAAGTTTTATGACGCAGCCATTCGGTCTAAAAGACAGGTTTACAAAATAGCTTCAACGCAGTATTTCTTTCACAAGATACTGAGATTCTAGTAATATCTTTACATCGTTTGTTCGTAATATggaaaattatgtattttttcagCTGAAAATGTCAACAATGGTGGTGGATTATCAGTGTCTCCACCAAACACAATATCTCAAAGGGAGTTGACAACACTGGTATCCCATTGCTACAATGTGCCAACATCCCCATGCGGCTCTACAAGCTCCACTCCTTCGCCCACAGCCCTACCTACAACTCCCCCAGGCACAGCTACCCTTGACCCCAATTGGCAAGCAACAAAAGTCACAATTAGAGATAGAAATGCAGCTATGTTCAACAATCAACTTATGGCTGATGTGACATTCATCGTTGGACCTCcaggtaatttatttatttatataggtaatttatatatttataaaggtataatgtttaaaaacaatatatatttgaccACATTCTATGTTGACTTCAGGTCATATCCAAGTTATTCCAGCTCATAAGTATGTCCTAGCAACTGGCAGTTCCGTATTTTATGCTATGTTTTATGGAGGATTAGCAGAGTGCAAGCAAGAGATAGAGGTACCTGACGTGGAACCTTCTGCTTTTCTAACTCTACTCAAGTATGTGATACAATACTGACAGCTTtcaactttgaaataatagataatgttttaatttatgtattgtaaATTACAGATACTTATACTGTGATGAAATTCAATTGGAAGCTGATACAGTGCTATCAACACTATATGTAGCAAAGAAGTACTTTGTCCCACATGTAGCAAGAGCATGTGTAAACTACTTAGAAACTAGTCTTACAGCAAAAAATGCATGTTTGCTCTTAAGTCAATCTAGATTATTTGAGGAACCAGAATTGATGCAAAGGTGTTGGGAAGTAATTGATGCACAGGTATGTGAGTCTACAGAAAATCTCATGCAATTGGGTATTGGACCATCTTCCTCTTATAGTAGCTCATTAATGAAGTTATCTGAATCTAATCAGAATCACTCTAGCACTAAATGTGATAACTTGTCAAATGAATCCCTTAACTGCTGTGACTAACAACTTCATATCTTAACATTAGTTAAAAACTTTTGGTTTGTTTATTGGCTGTATTGGTTGTGACTAGTCAGTGTTTAAGTACaggttaataatttaatgtttgcacaatcaatgtaatatatattattgtgttaaagttttatagtCAAACATACTTTAGTAtggaaaagtttaaaaatgaaGCTATAATAACTGCAATACATTttgagtaaaattattatttgcatgTTGTGCAAAGCATACTCTATGGATGTCTATatgttgtaataattatttttaatgattattattaataattgtgaaaataaattatttaagcaaATTGTATTGCAGTTTTAATTTGCAAAAcctaacataaaaatatttttaggctGAAATGGCACTCACATCAGATGGGTTTATTGATATTGATGTATCAACTCTGGAATCAGTACTAGCAAGAGAAACCTTAAACTGCAAGGAAATTAATCTTTTTGAGGCTGCCTTGGCTTGGGCACAAGCTGAATGTGTCCGTCGGGAAATAGAACCAACACCAAGTAATAAGAGGGCTATGCTTGGCAGTGCCATATATTTAGTAAGGTTTCCAACTATGACTTTGGAAGAGTTTGCTAACAGTGCTGCTCAACTTGAAATTCTTACTCCTCAAGAaactatagatatttttttacatttcactGCGGCTACCAAACCACAGTTGTCATATCCAATAAAAGCAAGAGCTGGTCTTAAGGCTCAggtaaattattttgctacaattaaatactttctaaataatttttgagaaTATAATCTTACAATTTACTATCACTTTTCAGATATGTCACCGATTCCAGTCATGTGCATACCGAAGCAACCAATGGCGGTACAGAGGAAGATGTGATTCTATACAATTTTGTGTGGataaaagaatatttgttGTAGGCTTTGGTTTATATGGTTCCTCTAATGGTGCAGCAGATTACAATgtcaaaattgaattaaaaaggTTAGGACGAGTCCTTGctgaaaacaatacaaaattctTTTCTGATGGATCAAGTAGCACATTCCATGTATACTTTGAAAATCCTATACAAATTGAGCCTGAATGTCTATACACCGCATCTGCAGTGCTTGATGGAAGTGAACTAAGTTACTTTGGTCAGGAAGGCTTGACTGAAGTTTACATGGGAACTGTCACATTCCAATTTCACTGTTCTTCTGAGAGCACAAATGGAACAGGTGTACAAGGAGGCCAAATTCCAGAACTAATTTACTATGGTCCCACAGTAAATGGAGCAAtagttaattgtaatacaaatgATGACTGACAATCAATAAGTAAACGTCCCCTAAACTACTACTCTGTTTAGTGTAATGATGAAAATTCCCAACTTCTTGCAAAAATTGTGGACTTCAAAGATTTTGCATCAttcttaatgttaaattattgagtaaaaattgtgtatattatgtattgttaACGATGATTATTAGTAACTTAAGTACCATAATGTGATATGGGTGTTGTATAAAGGCTCTctaaaaattttaagtttcTCTTAGGACTACaacttatttacaataaatatttaaagctttgcatttgttttaattaatacttgtgagataaaatataataagagcacttaaaaagtacaaaaataatttaaaaattcagactgctttaattgatatattcattatatataattattattgacagAGAGATAGATAcatcaatatattaatatgtctTGTCATAGTAAATTAACTTTTCTTCTGCTatgtcaaaattataattataagagtACTTACCAGTTGGTGGAATGTTTATGCAGAGAGTCTTCGAGAGCTTGAAGTATGTGCGACCCAGTTGATAACAACATATCTGCAGTGCATCACTTATATCAATTAATAGATCTGATAACAGTTAAGGATTCCTTTTAAAAAGATACAAATATGTTATACACAAtctctattttaaatataagatttttaattttgactttaaatAGGCAATTGATTATTCACATTCTATGAAAAACAACTTAGAGTAGATTATTGACAgtgaatatgttttattagtaGTATGATGATTGTTAAAGGATACGAGCAGTCCCTTCCGTTCTACACATCATATAAACACATGCAGCCTGTGTAAGTGCTGACGGTCGTCCAATAGTCAGATGACGCATAAGTGCCAACTTAAAGAAATTACATGCGATATCAATACATTGCTGATTTAAACGCAGCTGTTGGCACAATGCTGTGATACCATCTCTTGCTTTCCGTAATGTGACCTCTCTAGATTCTTGGCCAATACCTGAATTAAACGCTAAAACCAAATAATTATGAGAATCATTAGatgtatatatgaaaaattatgaaagatcaaatatttgataaatatctGTAAATGAAGCATGCATTAAAGTTCTaagtttcaatataaattcttTGTGAACAAACCTCTCCCAAATCCTGATGCGCCTCCCTTTGATTCAGCTGACACAAACTGGCCAATAACAGAGGCTCCACCATGTGCGGTCTCTTGAAACTCAATATCAGCTACAATAATACTATCTTCGAGGACAGACCCGCAGTTTGTACAGACAGCATCTCCTCTTGCAGGGTCAACTTCGATTTCGGATGACCCACAATGCTTACATTTTTTTCCAGATGACATTGCGTGCGTTTTCTTgatattagttataatattattggacCAATGCCTACCTTACACTTAATTTAAGAttgataatcttttttttcctttcaagaatatttttaaatagcatGGTATTTACTATTCATTTCAATATTGTGGGCAATGAactaaaaataccttttacaATACCAGATCAAATAAGCTTCTGCTACAATAGGacgtaaatttaaatgttataatttatttagtcaaatttataaaattataaacatgcgCTGAATATCCATGCCCATCtgatatatttcaaattaaaaacaacccATAGGCATAGttacaatttacattattgtCGGTTGACTCCTGACAACTATGACTACTGATGAAATATTGACCATTGACATCAGTATTTTGACATCTATCACCTCACACGGGTGGGCTAGACAATCATTGAACGATATACAGGAAAAGTGTTTCAGATATTTGATCAGTTAATAATggaaagttaataaatttaaaaaaaaagttaaactcTTTTGCaagaaaaattatgtttgtCGAGTTTAGTTtcgaaattatattaacttattaaaattccgTTCAATGGTTACTTTACAACTTGACGTCCAGACAGCCAGTTTTAAATCTtggtaaataatgtaaacatacatt contains:
- the LOC123716384 gene encoding BTB/POZ domain-containing protein 6-B isoform X1; protein product: MQGSATVVSKKFPVILGKILLRWVFTKADLVFFIYRIVWYAFYARSSMNSSVDFFESLIDEDGRFSELNCQEPTQRAPRRRPIVQRIRPQIQAENVNNGGGLSVSPPNTISQRELTTLVSHCYNVPTSPCGSTSSTPSPTALPTTPPGTATLDPNWQATKVTIRDRNAAMFNNQLMADVTFIVGPPGHIQVIPAHKYVLATGSSVFYAMFYGGLAECKQEIEVPDVEPSAFLTLLKYLYCDEIQLEADTVLSTLYVAKKYFVPHVARACVNYLETSLTAKNACLLLSQSRLFEEPELMQRCWEVIDAQAEMALTSDGFIDIDVSTLESVLARETLNCKEINLFEAALAWAQAECVRREIEPTPSNKRAMLGSAIYLVRFPTMTLEEFANSAAQLEILTPQETIDIFLHFTAATKPQLSYPIKARAGLKAQICHRFQSCAYRSNQWRYRGRCDSIQFCVDKRIFVVGFGLYGSSNGAADYNVKIELKRLGRVLAENNTKFFSDGSSSTFHVYFENPIQIEPECLYTASAVLDGSELSYFGQEGLTEVYMGTVTFQFHCSSESTNGTGVQGGQIPELIYYGPTVNGAIVNCNTNDD
- the LOC123716384 gene encoding BTB/POZ domain-containing protein 6-B isoform X2, with the translated sequence MNSSVDFFESLIDEDGRFSELNCQEPTQRAPRRRPIVQRIRPQIQAENVNNGGGLSVSPPNTISQRELTTLVSHCYNVPTSPCGSTSSTPSPTALPTTPPGTATLDPNWQATKVTIRDRNAAMFNNQLMADVTFIVGPPGHIQVIPAHKYVLATGSSVFYAMFYGGLAECKQEIEVPDVEPSAFLTLLKYLYCDEIQLEADTVLSTLYVAKKYFVPHVARACVNYLETSLTAKNACLLLSQSRLFEEPELMQRCWEVIDAQAEMALTSDGFIDIDVSTLESVLARETLNCKEINLFEAALAWAQAECVRREIEPTPSNKRAMLGSAIYLVRFPTMTLEEFANSAAQLEILTPQETIDIFLHFTAATKPQLSYPIKARAGLKAQICHRFQSCAYRSNQWRYRGRCDSIQFCVDKRIFVVGFGLYGSSNGAADYNVKIELKRLGRVLAENNTKFFSDGSSSTFHVYFENPIQIEPECLYTASAVLDGSELSYFGQEGLTEVYMGTVTFQFHCSSESTNGTGVQGGQIPELIYYGPTVNGAIVNCNTNDD
- the LOC123716384 gene encoding BTB/POZ domain-containing protein 6-B isoform X3; this encodes MSNLCSRIVLKPVKRLPNGTDLLVDETNSWMNAENVNNGGGLSVSPPNTISQRELTTLVSHCYNVPTSPCGSTSSTPSPTALPTTPPGTATLDPNWQATKVTIRDRNAAMFNNQLMADVTFIVGPPGHIQVIPAHKYVLATGSSVFYAMFYGGLAECKQEIEVPDVEPSAFLTLLKYLYCDEIQLEADTVLSTLYVAKKYFVPHVARACVNYLETSLTAKNACLLLSQSRLFEEPELMQRCWEVIDAQAEMALTSDGFIDIDVSTLESVLARETLNCKEINLFEAALAWAQAECVRREIEPTPSNKRAMLGSAIYLVRFPTMTLEEFANSAAQLEILTPQETIDIFLHFTAATKPQLSYPIKARAGLKAQICHRFQSCAYRSNQWRYRGRCDSIQFCVDKRIFVVGFGLYGSSNGAADYNVKIELKRLGRVLAENNTKFFSDGSSSTFHVYFENPIQIEPECLYTASAVLDGSELSYFGQEGLTEVYMGTVTFQFHCSSESTNGTGVQGGQIPELIYYGPTVNGAIVNCNTNDD